One stretch of Chryseobacterium fluminis DNA includes these proteins:
- the rpoB gene encoding DNA-directed RNA polymerase subunit beta yields MSKTTATSRGNQRINFSSAKGKIITPDFLDIQIESFSEFFQLDTLPEDRRSEGLYKTFQENFPITDSRNQFVLEFLDYLVDSPRYSIDECVERGLTYSVPLKARLKLYCTDPEHEDFQTVVQDVYLGPVPYMTPSGSFIINGAERVIVTQLHRSPGVFFGQTYHANGTKLYYSRIIPFKGSWMEFTTDINSVMYAYIDRKKKLPLTTLLRAIGFESDKDILQIFDLAEEVKVSKAALKKVEGRTLAARVLNTWFEDFVDEDTGEVVSIERNEIILDRETILEKEHLDLILDAGVKSILIHKENSNEFSIIQNTLQKDPTNSEKEAVEYIYRQLRNADPPDEETARGIIEKLFFSEQRYSLGEVGRYRLNKKLSLNIPTTTEVLTKEDIIAIVRHLIELVNSKTDVDDIDHLSNRRIKTVGEQLAGQFGVGLSRIARTIKERMNVRDNEIFTPLDLVNAKTLTSVINSFFGTNQLSQFMDQTNPLSEITHKRRLSALGPGGLSRERAGFEVRDVHHTHYGRICPIETPEGPNIGLISSLGIYAKINRLGFIETPYRKVEDSKIDLAADPIYLNAEDEEDKVIAQANVELNDNGEFLTDRIIARLDGDYPVVEPSQVNLIDVAPNQISGISASLIPFLEHDDANRALMGSNMMRQAVPLLKPQAPIVGTGLEQQVAKDSRILINAEGTGTVEYVDADKITIKYERSEDEDLVQFESATKTYNLTKFRKTNQSTTITLRPNVRVGDVVEKGQVLCDGYATEKGELALGRNLVVAFMPWKGYNFEDAIVINEKVVREDWFTSIHVDEYSLEVRDTKLGMEELTADIPNVSEEATKDLDENGMIRIGAEVKPGDIMIGKITPKGESDPTPEEKLLRAIFGDKAGDVKDASLKADSSLRGVVINKKLFSRNIKDKKKRTEEKLKLEEIENTYKAKFDELRNTLIEKLNTLVSGKTSQGVTNDLDEEIIGKGVKFTHKLLTSVEDYVNVSGSDWTVDNDKNELIKQLIHNYKIKFNDIQGVKNREKFAISIGDELPAGIMKLAKVYIAKKRKLNVGDKMAGRHGNKGIVSRIVREEDMPFLEDGTPVDIVLNPLGVPSRMNIGQIYETVLGWAGQKLGMKFATPIFDGATLDQITEYTEKAGLPKFGHTYLYDGGTGERFTQAATVGIIYMLKLGHMVDDKMHARSIGPYSLITQQPLGGKAQFGGQRFGEMEVWALEAFGASNILREILTVKSDDVIGRAKTYEAIAKGESMPEPGIPESFNVLLHELQGLGLDVRLEE; encoded by the coding sequence ATGAGTAAAACAACAGCAACATCTAGGGGAAATCAGAGAATCAACTTCTCTTCAGCGAAAGGAAAAATCATCACTCCTGACTTCCTGGATATCCAGATCGAGTCTTTCAGTGAGTTTTTCCAGCTTGATACTCTTCCTGAAGACAGAAGAAGTGAAGGTCTTTACAAGACGTTCCAAGAAAATTTCCCGATTACCGATTCAAGAAACCAGTTTGTACTGGAATTCTTAGATTATCTGGTAGATTCTCCACGTTATTCAATCGATGAGTGTGTGGAAAGAGGATTAACGTATTCCGTTCCTCTTAAAGCAAGACTTAAATTGTATTGTACAGACCCTGAGCACGAGGATTTCCAGACTGTGGTTCAGGATGTTTATTTAGGCCCGGTTCCTTATATGACGCCTAGTGGATCTTTCATCATCAATGGTGCTGAAAGAGTTATTGTTACGCAGCTTCACCGTTCACCCGGTGTATTCTTCGGACAGACCTACCACGCTAACGGAACTAAATTGTATTATTCAAGAATTATTCCTTTTAAAGGATCTTGGATGGAATTTACAACCGATATCAACAGCGTTATGTACGCGTATATCGACCGTAAGAAAAAATTACCATTAACGACTTTATTAAGAGCTATCGGTTTCGAATCTGATAAGGATATCCTTCAGATCTTCGACCTTGCAGAAGAAGTAAAAGTTTCTAAAGCTGCTCTTAAAAAAGTAGAAGGAAGAACATTGGCTGCGAGAGTACTGAACACATGGTTCGAAGATTTCGTAGACGAAGATACAGGGGAAGTAGTTTCTATTGAAAGAAACGAGATCATCCTGGACAGAGAAACAATCCTGGAAAAAGAACATTTGGATCTTATCCTGGATGCCGGTGTGAAATCGATCCTGATTCACAAAGAAAACAGCAATGAATTCTCTATTATTCAGAATACATTACAGAAAGACCCTACGAACTCTGAAAAAGAAGCAGTAGAGTATATTTACCGTCAGTTAAGAAATGCAGATCCGCCAGATGAGGAAACGGCAAGAGGAATTATTGAAAAATTATTCTTCTCCGAGCAGAGATACTCTTTAGGGGAAGTAGGACGTTACAGATTAAATAAAAAATTAAGTCTGAATATTCCGACAACTACTGAAGTTCTTACGAAAGAAGATATTATTGCGATTGTAAGACACTTAATTGAGTTGGTCAACTCAAAAACAGATGTGGATGATATCGATCACTTATCAAACAGAAGAATTAAAACGGTAGGTGAGCAGTTGGCAGGACAGTTCGGCGTTGGTCTTTCAAGAATCGCGAGAACGATTAAAGAGAGAATGAACGTTAGAGATAACGAAATCTTTACTCCGCTTGATCTTGTTAATGCTAAAACTTTAACATCAGTAATCAACTCGTTCTTCGGTACCAACCAGCTGTCTCAGTTTATGGACCAGACCAACCCGCTGTCAGAAATCACGCACAAGCGTAGACTTTCTGCACTAGGGCCTGGAGGTTTATCAAGAGAAAGAGCAGGTTTCGAGGTTCGTGACGTTCACCATACCCACTACGGAAGAATCTGCCCGATTGAAACTCCGGAAGGACCAAACATCGGTTTGATTTCATCTTTAGGGATCTATGCTAAGATCAACAGACTAGGTTTCATCGAAACGCCATACAGAAAAGTAGAAGACAGTAAGATCGATCTTGCAGCTGATCCTATTTATCTGAATGCAGAAGATGAAGAAGACAAAGTAATTGCTCAGGCAAACGTTGAGCTGAATGATAACGGTGAATTCTTAACAGACAGAATTATTGCAAGACTGGATGGTGACTATCCGGTAGTGGAGCCTTCACAGGTAAACCTTATCGATGTTGCACCGAACCAGATCTCCGGTATTTCTGCTTCATTAATTCCGTTCCTGGAACATGATGATGCGAACCGTGCATTGATGGGATCCAACATGATGCGTCAGGCAGTTCCTTTGTTGAAGCCACAGGCTCCGATTGTAGGTACAGGCCTGGAACAGCAGGTGGCGAAAGATTCAAGAATTCTGATCAATGCTGAAGGAACAGGTACGGTAGAATATGTAGATGCAGATAAGATCACGATTAAATATGAAAGAAGTGAAGACGAAGATTTGGTACAGTTCGAGTCGGCTACTAAAACATATAACTTAACTAAGTTCAGAAAAACCAACCAAAGTACAACCATTACCCTGAGACCAAACGTAAGAGTAGGTGATGTAGTGGAAAAAGGACAGGTACTTTGTGACGGTTATGCTACAGAAAAAGGAGAATTGGCTCTTGGTAGAAACTTAGTGGTGGCGTTCATGCCTTGGAAAGGATACAACTTCGAGGATGCGATCGTAATCAACGAAAAAGTTGTTCGTGAAGACTGGTTTACTTCAATCCACGTAGATGAGTATTCTCTTGAAGTTCGTGATACCAAATTAGGTATGGAAGAACTGACAGCAGATATTCCAAACGTTTCTGAAGAAGCGACTAAAGATCTTGATGAAAACGGGATGATCAGAATTGGTGCCGAAGTGAAGCCTGGAGATATTATGATCGGTAAGATCACTCCAAAAGGTGAATCTGACCCGACTCCTGAAGAAAAACTTCTGAGAGCAATCTTTGGTGATAAAGCCGGTGATGTGAAGGATGCTTCATTGAAAGCTGACTCTTCATTGAGAGGAGTTGTGATCAACAAAAAACTGTTCTCAAGAAACATTAAAGATAAAAAGAAAAGAACTGAAGAAAAACTTAAGCTTGAAGAGATTGAAAACACTTACAAGGCTAAGTTTGACGAGTTGAGAAATACTTTAATTGAAAAATTAAATACACTGGTAAGCGGTAAAACTTCTCAGGGAGTTACCAATGACCTGGATGAGGAAATCATCGGTAAGGGAGTGAAATTCACTCATAAATTACTGACTTCAGTGGAAGATTATGTAAACGTTAGCGGTTCCGACTGGACGGTTGATAATGATAAGAATGAATTAATCAAACAGTTAATCCATAATTACAAAATCAAATTCAACGATATCCAGGGAGTTAAAAACCGTGAGAAATTTGCCATTTCTATCGGAGATGAACTTCCGGCAGGAATCATGAAGCTGGCTAAAGTTTATATTGCTAAAAAGCGTAAACTGAACGTAGGAGATAAGATGGCTGGACGTCACGGTAACAAAGGTATCGTTTCCAGAATCGTTCGTGAAGAAGATATGCCATTCCTGGAAGACGGAACACCGGTAGATATCGTATTGAATCCACTAGGGGTACCTTCCCGTATGAACATCGGACAGATTTATGAAACCGTTCTTGGATGGGCCGGTCAGAAACTGGGAATGAAGTTCGCTACACCGATCTTTGATGGGGCTACTCTTGATCAGATCACGGAGTATACAGAGAAAGCAGGTCTTCCGAAATTCGGTCACACGTATCTTTATGATGGAGGTACCGGAGAAAGATTTACTCAGGCTGCAACGGTAGGTATTATCTATATGTTGAAATTAGGTCACATGGTTGATGACAAAATGCACGCACGTTCTATCGGACCTTACTCGCTGATCACTCAGCAGCCGTTAGGAGGTAAAGCTCAGTTCGGAGGTCAGAGATTCGGAGAGATGGAGGTTTGGGCTCTTGAAGCATTCGGAGCATCTAATATCCTGAGAGAGATCTTGACGGTGAAGTCAGATGACGTGATTGGTAGAGCAAAAACTTATGAAGCTATTGCAAAAGGTGAATCGATGCCTGAACCAGGTATTCCGGAGTCATTCAATGTATTACTTCACGAGTTACAAGGTCTTGGATTAGACGTAAGACTAGAGGAATAA
- the rplL gene encoding 50S ribosomal protein L7/L12, with translation MSDLKNLAETLVNLTVKDVNELATILKDEYGIEPAAAAVVVAAGGGEAAEEKTEFDVILKSAGASKLAIVKLVKDLTGAGLKEAKDIVDGAPAPIKEGISKDEAEALKKQLEEAGAEVELK, from the coding sequence ATGTCAGATTTAAAAAATTTAGCTGAAACGCTAGTAAACTTAACAGTAAAAGACGTAAACGAATTAGCAACTATCCTTAAGGATGAGTACGGAATTGAGCCAGCTGCTGCTGCTGTAGTAGTTGCTGCAGGTGGTGGAGAAGCTGCTGAAGAAAAAACGGAATTCGACGTAATTCTTAAGTCTGCAGGTGCTTCTAAATTAGCTATCGTTAAATTGGTAAAAGATTTAACTGGTGCTGGTCTTAAAGAAGCTAAAGATATCGTAGACGGAGCTCCTGCACCTATCAAGGAAGGAATCTCTAAAGACGAAGCTGAAGCGCTTAAGAAGCAATTAGAAGAAGCTGGTGCTGAAGTAGAATTGAAATAA
- the rplJ gene encoding 50S ribosomal protein L10 — MTKDQKVVAIQEIKDLLQDAKVVYVADLDGLNAAKSSEFRRQAFKQNIKVKVVKNTLLQKAMEQMEGVDYSEMFQTFKGNSALMISETANGPAKLIQGFRKKEEKPALKSAFVQETFYVGDNNLDALANIKSREEMIGEIIGLLQSPIQRVVSALQNKPETVEAKAEEAAPAAEETPAAEAPEAPAAESTDETPAAE, encoded by the coding sequence ATGACAAAAGACCAAAAAGTTGTAGCAATACAAGAGATCAAAGACTTGCTTCAGGATGCAAAAGTAGTATACGTAGCAGATCTAGACGGATTGAACGCTGCTAAGTCTTCAGAATTCAGAAGACAGGCTTTCAAACAAAATATCAAAGTAAAAGTAGTAAAAAATACACTTTTACAAAAAGCAATGGAGCAAATGGAAGGAGTAGATTACTCTGAAATGTTCCAGACTTTTAAAGGAAACTCTGCATTAATGATTTCTGAGACGGCAAACGGTCCGGCTAAATTAATCCAGGGATTCAGAAAGAAAGAAGAAAAGCCGGCACTGAAGTCTGCTTTTGTTCAGGAAACTTTCTATGTTGGTGATAACAACCTGGACGCGTTAGCTAATATCAAGTCTAGAGAAGAAATGATCGGTGAAATCATCGGATTGCTTCAATCTCCAATTCAAAGAGTTGTTTCTGCTCTTCAAAACAAGCCTGAAACAGTAGAAGCTAAAGCTGAAGAAGCTGCACCTGCTGCGGAAGAAACTCCTGCTGCTGAAGCTCCGGAAGCTCCTGCTGCAGAAAGCACTGACGAAACGCCAGCTGCTGAATAA
- the rplA gene encoding 50S ribosomal protein L1: protein MAKLTKKQKEALSKVEKGRIYNLEEGSALVKEVNTAKFDASVDIAVRLGVDPRKANQMVRGVVSLPHGTGKDVKVLALVTPDKEAEAKEAGADYVGLDEYLQKIKDGWTDVDVIVTMPAVMGKLGPLGRVLGPRGLMPNPKSGTVTMEIGKAVTEVKAGKIDFKVDKYGIIHAGIGKVSFDAAKIKENAQELISTLIKMKPTAAKGTYVKSIYLSSTMSPGIAIDTKSVN from the coding sequence ATGGCAAAATTAACGAAAAAGCAAAAGGAAGCTTTAAGCAAAGTAGAAAAAGGAAGAATCTATAATCTTGAAGAAGGTTCAGCTCTTGTAAAAGAAGTGAACACGGCAAAGTTTGATGCTTCTGTAGATATCGCTGTAAGATTAGGAGTAGATCCGAGAAAAGCAAACCAAATGGTAAGAGGTGTAGTATCTCTTCCTCACGGAACTGGTAAAGATGTTAAAGTTTTGGCTTTAGTAACTCCAGATAAAGAAGCAGAAGCTAAAGAAGCGGGTGCTGATTATGTGGGTCTTGATGAGTATTTACAAAAAATCAAAGACGGTTGGACAGATGTTGACGTTATCGTTACCATGCCGGCTGTTATGGGTAAATTAGGACCTTTGGGTAGAGTATTAGGACCAAGAGGTTTGATGCCTAACCCTAAATCAGGTACTGTAACTATGGAAATTGGTAAAGCAGTAACTGAAGTAAAAGCAGGTAAAATTGACTTCAAAGTAGACAAATACGGTATTATCCACGCTGGTATTGGTAAAGTATCTTTCGATGCTGCTAAGATCAAGGAAAATGCTCAGGAATTAATTTCTACATTGATCAAAATGAAGCCGACTGCTGCTAAAGGAACTTATGTAAAGAGCATTTATTTGTCTTCTACAATGAGCCCGGGTATTGCAATTGATACTAAATCTGTAAACTAA
- the rplK gene encoding 50S ribosomal protein L11, protein MAKKVFKMVKLQVKGGAANPSPPVGPALGSAGVNIMEFCKQFNGRTQDKPGQVLPVVITVYEDKSFEFVIKTPPAAIQLMDAAKIKGGSGEPNRNKVGAVSWDQVKKIAEDKMADLNCFTMDSAVSMVAGTARSMGLRVTGTKPTFNA, encoded by the coding sequence ATGGCTAAAAAAGTCTTTAAAATGGTAAAACTTCAGGTGAAAGGTGGCGCTGCCAACCCTTCTCCACCAGTAGGTCCAGCTTTGGGTTCTGCAGGTGTGAACATCATGGAGTTTTGTAAGCAATTTAACGGAAGAACCCAAGATAAGCCAGGGCAAGTTTTACCTGTAGTAATTACAGTATACGAAGACAAATCTTTTGAATTCGTTATTAAAACTCCACCTGCAGCGATCCAGCTTATGGATGCAGCTAAAATCAAAGGAGGATCCGGAGAACCAAACAGAAACAAAGTAGGTGCTGTATCTTGGGATCAGGTGAAAAAAATCGCTGAAGACAAAATGGCAGATCTTAACTGTTTCACAATGGATTCTGCAGTTTCTATGGTTGCAGGTACTGCTAGATCTATGGGATTAAGAGTAACAGGAACTAAACCAACTTTTAACGCTTAA
- the nusG gene encoding transcription termination/antitermination protein NusG — MSELKWYVLKAISGQENKVKNYIETEIKRLGFEQYVTQVVIPMEKVIQIRNGKKVPKERPYYPGYLMIEADLMGEIPHVIKNIPGVISFLSLTKGGDPVPMRKSEVNRMLGRMDELSEFASDLEIPYIVGENVKVIDGPFNGFNGTIEKILEDKKKIEVSVLIFGRKTPMELSYMQVEKV, encoded by the coding sequence ATGAGCGAATTGAAATGGTATGTGCTGAAAGCAATCAGCGGACAGGAAAATAAAGTGAAAAACTATATTGAGACAGAAATCAAACGTTTAGGGTTTGAGCAGTACGTTACTCAGGTGGTGATTCCTATGGAAAAGGTTATTCAGATCAGAAACGGAAAAAAAGTTCCTAAAGAAAGACCTTACTATCCTGGATACTTAATGATTGAAGCTGATCTGATGGGAGAGATTCCTCACGTTATCAAAAATATTCCGGGAGTTATTTCTTTCCTGAGTTTGACAAAAGGCGGAGATCCTGTTCCAATGAGAAAATCTGAGGTAAACAGAATGTTGGGAAGAATGGATGAGCTTTCAGAATTTGCAAGCGATCTTGAGATTCCATACATTGTAGGGGAAAACGTGAAAGTAATAGACGGACCTTTCAACGGATTCAACGGAACGATTGAGAAAATTCTTGAAGATAAAAAGAAAATTGAGGTTTCTGTTTTGATCTTCGGTAGAAAAACGCCAATGGAGTTGAGCTATATGCAAGTAGAAAAAGTATAA
- the secE gene encoding preprotein translocase subunit SecE, with amino-acid sequence MSSFVDFLKGSYNEFRHKVEWPKWADLQSSTIVVTIATVILALFTFGVDELFSKAISNIIGMLINLFN; translated from the coding sequence ATGAGTTCATTTGTCGATTTTTTAAAAGGTTCTTATAACGAATTCAGACATAAAGTTGAATGGCCGAAATGGGCTGATCTGCAGTCTTCTACTATTGTAGTAACGATTGCAACGGTAATTCTGGCTTTATTTACTTTTGGAGTTGATGAATTGTTTTCTAAAGCAATCAGCAACATAATAGGAATGCTAATCAACTTGTTCAATTAA
- the tuf gene encoding elongation factor Tu gives MAKETFNRNKPHLNIGTIGHVDHGKTTLTAAISAVLASKGLAEKKDFSAIDSAPEEKERGITINTAHIEYETEKRHYAHVDCPGHADYVKNMVTGAAQMDGAIVVCAATDGPMPQTREHILLCRQVNVPRIVVFMNKVDMVDDAELLELVEMELRDLLSTYEFDGDNSPVIQGSALGALTAATAATPDTEDKWFKSVEELMDAVDTWIEQPPRDTDKPFLMPIEDVFSITGRGTVATGRIEAGVINTGDPVDIVGMGDEKLTSTITGVEMFRKILDRGEAGDNVGLLLRGIEKTDIKRGMVIAKKDSVKPHKKFKASVYILSKEEGGRHTPFHNKYRPQFYVRTTDVTGEIFLPEGVEMVMPGDNLEITVELLQPIALNVGLRFAIREGGRTVGSGQVTEILD, from the coding sequence TTGAACATTGGTACTATTGGTCACGTTGACCATGGTAAAACTACTCTTACAGCTGCTATTTCTGCTGTATTAGCTAGCAAAGGTCTTGCTGAGAAAAAAGACTTCTCTGCAATTGACTCTGCTCCAGAAGAAAAAGAAAGAGGTATTACTATCAATACTGCTCACATCGAATACGAAACTGAAAAAAGACACTATGCTCACGTTGACTGTCCAGGTCACGCGGATTACGTAAAGAACATGGTAACGGGTGCTGCTCAGATGGATGGTGCTATCGTAGTATGTGCTGCAACTGACGGTCCTATGCCTCAGACTAGAGAACATATCCTACTTTGCCGTCAGGTAAACGTACCTAGAATTGTTGTTTTCATGAACAAAGTTGACATGGTAGACGATGCTGAGTTATTAGAGCTTGTTGAAATGGAGCTTAGAGACTTATTATCTACTTACGAATTTGACGGAGACAACTCTCCAGTTATCCAAGGTTCTGCATTAGGTGCTCTTACAGCAGCTACAGCAGCTACTCCTGATACTGAAGATAAATGGTTCAAAAGCGTTGAAGAATTGATGGATGCTGTTGATACTTGGATCGAGCAACCACCAAGAGATACTGATAAGCCATTCTTGATGCCAATCGAAGACGTATTCTCTATTACAGGTAGAGGTACTGTAGCAACTGGTAGAATCGAAGCTGGTGTTATCAACACTGGAGATCCTGTTGATATCGTTGGTATGGGTGACGAGAAATTAACTTCTACAATTACAGGGGTTGAGATGTTCAGAAAAATCCTTGACAGAGGTGAAGCTGGTGATAACGTAGGTCTATTGTTGAGAGGTATTGAAAAAACCGACATCAAGAGAGGTATGGTAATCGCTAAGAAAGATTCTGTTAAACCACACAAAAAATTCAAAGCTTCTGTTTATATCCTTTCTAAGGAAGAAGGTGGACGTCACACTCCATTCCACAACAAGTATCGTCCTCAGTTCTATGTAAGAACTACTGACGTTACAGGTGAGATCTTCTTACCAGAAGGAGTAGAAATGGTAATGCCTGGTGATAACTTAGAGATCACTGTAGAATTGTTACAGCCAATCGCTCTTAACGTAGGTCTTAGATTTGCGATCAGAGAAGGAGGTAGAACAGTTGGTTCAGGTCAGGTTACTGAAATCTTAGATTAA